In [Clostridium] cellulosi, one genomic interval encodes:
- the glmS gene encoding Glutamine-fructose-6-phosphate aminotransferase (High confidence in function and specificity): protein MCGIVGYIGDRNCADVLLDSLASLEYRGYDSAGVAIYDNDDGAVKCVKTKGRLSALKEKLKSVGTPSGTCGIGHTRWATHGKPSDKNAHPHSGKNVTIVHNGIIENYSSLKNELKQKGYDFSSDTDTEVAAKLIDYFYKGDPIAAIKNAVSKIRGSYAFGILFHDIPDRIYAIRKDSPLIAAKGCGENFIASDIPAILKYTRDYYLIDENEIAIISRDDLRIVDFDGNEVNKPLQKATWTVSAAQKDGYPHFMLKEIFEQPKAVKDTVSTRITENGINFEGIKDGEFKDIERIHIVACGTAMHAGMVGKYIIESMARIPVEVDIASEFRYRNPILGKKDYLIIISQSGETADSLAALRLGKKMGVKTLAVVNVVGSSIAREADHVIYTWAGPEIAVASTKAYSVQLAVMYMLAGRIAFENGKIDDKSYAELRAQILTLPDYISKMLKTQETCKKLADKYSNAQNIFFIGRGLDYAVSMEGSLKLKEISYIHSEAYAAGELKHGTISLIVDGMPVVAVAAQEELFEKTLSNIKEVKARGADVLLLCREGEEGIDAADEIIQVPRIPGIFMPSLTVIPLQLFAYYMAVKRGCDVDKPRNLAKSVTVE, encoded by the coding sequence ATGTGCGGTATAGTTGGGTATATAGGGGACAGAAATTGTGCCGACGTTTTGTTGGACAGTTTGGCGAGTCTTGAATACCGCGGCTATGATTCAGCCGGTGTTGCGATATATGACAATGATGACGGCGCAGTAAAATGTGTCAAAACTAAAGGCAGACTGTCGGCATTAAAAGAAAAGCTGAAAAGCGTTGGGACGCCATCCGGAACTTGCGGCATAGGACATACTCGGTGGGCAACACACGGAAAACCTTCAGATAAAAATGCACATCCACATTCGGGTAAAAATGTAACAATTGTGCATAACGGAATAATTGAAAACTATTCGTCCCTTAAGAATGAACTTAAGCAAAAAGGCTATGATTTCTCATCTGATACCGATACTGAAGTTGCTGCAAAACTTATAGATTATTTCTATAAAGGGGACCCTATTGCGGCAATAAAAAACGCAGTATCAAAAATCAGAGGTTCTTATGCCTTTGGAATACTTTTTCACGATATTCCGGATAGAATTTATGCTATAAGAAAAGACAGCCCGCTAATTGCGGCAAAAGGTTGCGGTGAGAATTTTATCGCTTCGGATATTCCCGCTATCTTAAAATATACCCGGGATTATTACTTGATTGACGAAAACGAGATTGCGATAATAAGCCGTGACGATTTAAGAATAGTAGATTTTGACGGCAATGAAGTAAATAAACCGCTCCAAAAGGCGACATGGACCGTATCCGCCGCCCAAAAAGACGGTTATCCGCACTTTATGCTGAAAGAAATCTTTGAACAGCCTAAAGCTGTTAAAGATACCGTTTCAACGAGGATAACTGAAAACGGCATCAACTTTGAAGGCATAAAAGACGGCGAATTCAAGGACATCGAAAGGATTCACATAGTCGCCTGCGGAACGGCAATGCATGCTGGAATGGTCGGGAAATACATTATCGAATCAATGGCAAGAATTCCAGTTGAGGTTGACATTGCCTCCGAATTCCGTTACCGCAACCCGATACTCGGCAAAAAGGATTATTTGATAATAATTTCTCAGTCAGGCGAAACAGCAGATTCACTTGCTGCGCTGAGACTGGGGAAAAAGATGGGTGTAAAAACCCTTGCTGTTGTAAATGTTGTAGGTTCTTCAATTGCAAGGGAAGCGGATCATGTGATTTATACATGGGCAGGTCCGGAAATAGCTGTTGCTTCAACCAAAGCGTATTCGGTACAGCTTGCTGTAATGTATATGCTTGCAGGCCGGATTGCCTTTGAAAACGGTAAAATCGACGACAAAAGCTATGCAGAATTGCGCGCTCAGATACTAACTCTTCCGGATTATATCTCGAAAATGTTAAAGACACAGGAAACCTGCAAGAAACTCGCAGATAAGTACAGCAATGCGCAAAATATATTCTTTATTGGCCGCGGACTCGATTATGCCGTTTCTATGGAAGGTTCGCTTAAACTCAAAGAAATATCTTATATTCACAGTGAAGCATATGCGGCTGGTGAATTAAAACACGGCACAATTTCGCTGATTGTTGACGGAATGCCTGTTGTCGCTGTTGCCGCACAAGAAGAACTCTTTGAGAAAACTTTGAGCAACATTAAAGAGGTGAAAGCAAGAGGGGCCGATGTCCTATTGCTTTGCCGTGAAGGCGAAGAAGGTATAGATGCGGCTGATGAAATAATTCAGGTACCAAGAATACCGGGAATATTTATGCCGTCGCTTACAGTTATTCCTCTTCAGCTTTTTGCGTACTATATGGCTGTAAAGCGTGGCTGT
- a CDS encoding putative membrane protein (Hypothetical protein), whose protein sequence is MSNKGPLSVYKGLPRGIYIIFISRIIDNMGSVVMPMITLILTQKIGLQKDITGILATVFMVTQAPFLLLGGRLVDRMGSKKVIVLFNTLGALAYIPCGFMKPSIGMALLIALAANLFAVAAPAYNSIVIELVGEDKIKSAYSILFLGYNLGLAIGPAIGGMLFNKYLQALFFIDAITCLISVVLVYFYVPDNSLKKKTGSAFKLNESALRLIFKSPMLIVFSILLLGYNFCYSQWGFMLPLQSASLFLENGAKYYSILVSVNAVCVILFTPILTHLTQKFRPLSVVTIGGLFYMLSFLIFAEGKILFIFIVSAAIMTIGQILININVNIYIAQQVPQAYIGRANSVLSIVNGAGVAVGPVIMGYVLLRISYETAWFIVAGLMLLGSLGMFALNARRYHFLKANNH, encoded by the coding sequence TTGAGCAATAAAGGCCCGCTCAGCGTCTATAAAGGCTTGCCCCGCGGCATCTATATAATATTTATTTCAAGAATTATAGACAATATGGGCAGTGTTGTTATGCCCATGATAACGCTTATCCTGACACAAAAAATAGGGCTACAAAAAGATATAACGGGTATATTAGCCACTGTTTTTATGGTGACGCAGGCGCCGTTTTTATTGCTGGGCGGAAGGCTTGTGGACAGAATGGGCAGCAAAAAGGTTATTGTTCTTTTCAATACACTTGGGGCACTTGCCTATATCCCATGCGGATTCATGAAACCCAGTATTGGAATGGCGCTGCTTATTGCTCTGGCCGCAAACCTTTTTGCTGTTGCGGCTCCGGCCTACAACTCAATAGTAATCGAACTTGTCGGAGAAGACAAAATAAAAAGTGCATATTCAATCCTGTTTCTCGGATATAATCTTGGGCTTGCCATAGGACCGGCAATAGGCGGTATGCTGTTCAATAAATACTTGCAGGCCCTGTTTTTTATTGACGCGATTACCTGCCTAATATCTGTCGTCCTCGTTTATTTTTATGTTCCGGACAATTCACTTAAGAAAAAGACGGGTTCTGCCTTTAAATTAAACGAGTCAGCTTTAAGACTTATCTTTAAGTCTCCAATGCTTATCGTTTTTTCAATATTATTGTTAGGGTATAACTTCTGCTACTCGCAGTGGGGCTTTATGCTGCCTCTGCAGTCAGCAAGCCTGTTCTTAGAGAATGGCGCAAAATATTATAGTATACTTGTAAGTGTTAATGCGGTTTGTGTCATTTTGTTTACACCCATTCTGACACATCTTACACAAAAGTTTAGGCCACTGTCAGTAGTTACAATAGGCGGATTATTTTACATGCTTTCATTCCTGATTTTCGCGGAAGGGAAAATCCTTTTCATTTTTATTGTTTCGGCCGCGATTATGACTATAGGTCAAATTTTGATTAATATAAATGTGAATATATATATTGCGCAGCAGGTACCTCAGGCGTATATTGGACGTGCAAATTCAGTGCTTAGTATAGTAAACGGAGCAGGTGTTGCTGTGGGCCCGGTAATAATGGGATATGTTCTTTTGCGGATCAGCTATGAAACCGCGTGGTTTATTGTTGCGGGTTTAATGTTGCTGGGTTCTTTAGGAATGTTTGCTTTAAACGCACGCCGGTATCATTTTCTGAAAGCTAACAATCACTAA
- a CDS encoding hypothetical protein (Family membership) produces the protein MICSYCKSDIVYLKESEGKTGVYCQNCDRWLKWVDGEEKTKILNEINKRKREIRIDGADYDIVREKLRTYKKKYEALSEELRFFKQRSAKQNTSDLEASAMYEKALKLKELTAKIAAYDEVLLTLRLK, from the coding sequence ATGATTTGTAGTTATTGTAAAAGCGATATAGTTTACCTCAAGGAGTCAGAAGGTAAAACTGGCGTCTATTGCCAGAACTGTGATCGCTGGTTAAAATGGGTTGATGGCGAAGAAAAGACTAAAATATTAAATGAAATAAATAAGCGTAAGCGTGAAATTCGTATAGATGGTGCCGATTATGACATTGTTAGGGAGAAGCTAAGGACATATAAGAAGAAATATGAAGCTCTTTCAGAAGAGTTGCGCTTTTTTAAGCAGAGAAGCGCAAAGCAAAATACAAGTGACCTTGAGGCATCAGCAATGTATGAGAAAGCCTTGAAGCTCAAAGAATTGACTGCAAAGATAGCTGCATATGACGAGGTACTATTAACTCTAAGATTAAAGTAA
- a CDS encoding uracil-DNA glycosylase (High confidence in function and specificity), producing MSENRINSFDPIYDENSKILILGTMPSIASLEQGMYYSHPRNAFWKILKDLTGDDPGNTNASKRSFLLRHNIALWDTLSSCERQGSLDGNIKEERPNNVAGLIKSCPLIQVIFLNGGAALKYYKRYHASKIELPYIALPSTSPANARGGYEKKLEAWRKVADYIVK from the coding sequence TTGAGCGAGAACAGGATTAATTCTTTTGATCCGATCTACGATGAAAACAGCAAAATACTGATATTAGGGACAATGCCGTCAATAGCGTCTCTTGAACAGGGAATGTATTATTCCCACCCAAGAAATGCGTTCTGGAAGATACTGAAGGACTTGACTGGCGACGATCCCGGCAACACAAATGCATCAAAGCGCAGCTTCCTATTGCGCCACAATATCGCACTCTGGGACACACTTTCATCCTGTGAACGGCAAGGGTCACTTGACGGTAATATCAAAGAAGAACGTCCGAATAATGTGGCCGGTTTGATTAAGTCATGTCCTTTAATACAAGTTATTTTTCTTAACGGAGGGGCAGCGCTAAAATACTATAAGCGTTATCATGCCTCAAAGATTGAATTGCCATATATCGCTCTGCCCTCAACCAGCCCGGCTAATGCACGCGGCGGGTATGAGAAAAAGCTTGAGGCTTGGCGAAAGGTAGCAGACTATATCGTCAAATGA
- the lysA gene encoding Diaminopimelate decarboxylase (High confidence in function and specificity), with translation MFNSDCFNINEKGNLTIGGYDTTEIAAEFGTPVYVMDEETVRKNCRLYKQSIDNYYGGNGLPLYASKALSCKEMCRIAASEGLGLDVVSGGELYTAMEAGFPADKIYFHGNSKTREEIEYAVDCKIGCFVVDNIDELILLNKICDEKGTKQDIMLRLKPGIDAHTHDFIRTGQIDSKFGFAIETGEADQAVKKALEYKNLNLVGVHCHIGSQIFEVEPFELAAQVMINFMADMKEKYHVVLSRLNLGGGFGIKYIPENKPIKYDKYMEKVSETVRKACEERGLDLPYILLEPGRSLVGEAGITLYRICSVKTIPGVRTYVLTDGGMGDNPRYALYQAEYDAVIANKASEERTVKVTIGGRYCESGDLIQENLMIQQPETGDLLAVFGTGAYNYSMASNYNRVPRPPIVMITDGKPRVIVRRETYADIVNCDI, from the coding sequence TTGTTTAATTCAGATTGTTTTAACATCAATGAAAAGGGAAATCTCACAATTGGAGGATATGATACCACCGAAATTGCAGCAGAATTTGGGACTCCTGTTTATGTTATGGATGAAGAGACCGTAAGGAAAAATTGCAGACTTTATAAACAGTCGATTGACAATTATTACGGCGGTAATGGACTCCCTCTTTATGCAAGCAAGGCATTGAGCTGCAAAGAAATGTGCCGTATCGCAGCAAGCGAAGGCTTGGGGCTTGATGTTGTCTCAGGCGGTGAACTTTATACAGCTATGGAGGCTGGATTTCCGGCTGACAAAATTTATTTCCACGGCAATAGTAAAACGCGGGAAGAAATTGAATACGCAGTAGACTGCAAAATTGGTTGCTTTGTGGTTGACAATATTGATGAACTGATTTTGCTTAATAAAATATGCGATGAAAAAGGCACAAAGCAGGATATAATGCTGCGATTAAAGCCAGGCATAGACGCGCATACACACGATTTCATAAGAACTGGCCAAATAGACTCGAAGTTTGGATTTGCAATTGAAACAGGCGAGGCGGACCAGGCTGTTAAAAAAGCACTGGAGTATAAAAATTTAAACCTTGTTGGCGTGCATTGCCATATAGGTTCGCAGATTTTTGAGGTAGAACCTTTTGAGTTGGCCGCCCAAGTAATGATCAATTTCATGGCGGATATGAAGGAAAAATATCATGTCGTATTGTCCCGCTTAAACCTCGGCGGAGGTTTCGGTATTAAATACATACCTGAAAACAAGCCGATAAAGTATGATAAGTATATGGAAAAGGTTTCAGAGACAGTACGAAAGGCATGTGAGGAACGCGGCCTTGATTTGCCGTATATTTTGTTGGAACCGGGCAGGTCATTAGTCGGTGAAGCCGGAATAACGCTCTATCGGATATGTTCAGTCAAGACTATTCCCGGCGTTCGCACATATGTGTTGACAGATGGCGGCATGGGAGACAATCCGCGCTATGCCCTGTATCAAGCGGAGTATGACGCCGTAATAGCAAATAAGGCTAGCGAAGAGAGAACAGTAAAAGTGACAATCGGCGGTAGGTACTGCGAAAGCGGTGATCTTATTCAGGAAAATTTGATGATACAGCAGCCTGAAACTGGAGATTTGCTTGCAGTTTTCGGAACAGGTGCTTATAATTATTCAATGGCGTCAAATTACAACCGCGTTCCGCGTCCGCCTATTGTTATGATCACAGACGGCAAACCGCGTGTTATTGTAAGAAGAGAAACTTATGCAGACATTGTAAATTGCGACATTTGA
- a CDS encoding HSR1-like GTP-binding protein (High confidence in function and specificity), translating into MDNISLFNKAAAAAAFETSAYVPSQLIPSDKPEIVFSGKSNVGKSSMINRLVSRKGLAKVSSEPGKTASINFYDCGFFRLVDLPGYGYAKVSKKDKEKWSELIEGYFGQNRNIKLVVQLVDVRREPSQDDVLMLDYLTQNNLPFVVALTKTDKLKATQLAKRKIEVPKELSFCSPKIIFTSADNGMGIDELKSEIVHACYKNNLEDGE; encoded by the coding sequence ATGGACAATATTTCGCTATTCAATAAGGCGGCGGCAGCTGCGGCATTTGAGACGTCAGCATATGTGCCTTCTCAATTAATTCCGTCGGATAAACCTGAAATTGTCTTTTCAGGCAAATCCAATGTCGGGAAATCTTCGATGATTAACAGGTTAGTATCCCGCAAAGGGCTTGCAAAGGTAAGTTCCGAGCCCGGAAAAACCGCTTCCATAAATTTTTATGACTGCGGTTTTTTCCGGCTCGTTGATTTGCCAGGATACGGATATGCTAAGGTGTCAAAGAAAGATAAAGAAAAATGGTCAGAGCTTATTGAAGGTTATTTTGGACAAAACCGGAATATAAAGCTGGTTGTTCAATTAGTCGATGTTCGCCGCGAACCCTCACAGGATGACGTTTTAATGTTGGATTATCTAACTCAAAACAATCTGCCTTTTGTTGTTGCTTTGACAAAGACAGATAAACTTAAAGCAACCCAGCTTGCAAAACGTAAAATTGAGGTTCCGAAAGAACTTTCTTTCTGCTCGCCAAAAATTATTTTTACATCTGCTGATAATGGTATGGGGATAGATGAATTAAAAAGTGAAATTGTGCATGCGTGTTATAAAAATAATTTAGAAGATGGAGAGTAA
- the lon gene encoding Lon protease (High confidence in function and specificity), whose product MNTKDKAIETVTIPLMPLRGLTVFPNMIVNFDVGRKKSFEALMAAMSVNQMILLAAQRDAREDDPEKDDIYEIGTAAKIKQIVHLPGESARVLIEGVYRARITDIISDEPFFTAVAEPCFQEGRPISATRAQAYIRKVQDLVSEYSDIGPKLPQDVFTEIYNAKDIGALSDYIASNLILNFEDKQAVLEELNPSKRIQLVIRLLQNEIKILNIERDINKKVHEEIDKNQREYYIREQIKVLSQELDEGDNPRSEAEEYHQKIDALQLGKSGNKEKIEAEKEAAEKMHEQADRLFKMPIGSHEATVVRTWLDACLALPWNKQTKDKIDLDYARKVLDRDHYGLDKVKDRIIEYLAVKKLSPNVSGQIICLYGPPGVGKTSIARSIAKAIGRKYVRVSLGGVRDEADIRGHRKTYIGAMPGRIIEALTRAGVSNPLMLLDEIDKLDGDFRGDPAAALLEVLDSEQNYAFRDHFIEIPFDLSHVMFITTANTLDTIPEPLLDRMEVISLSSYTREEKFNIAKRHLLSKQLKKHGLNKRKLIIDDDVLYGLIDFYTREAGVRNLEREIGTLCRKAAKEIVSGKKQVRIREEDLEKLLGPKRYKPETILKRDEVGVVTGLAWTSVGGETMTIEVNVMDGSGKLELTGSLGDVMKESAKAAISYIRCRADELGISNDFYQSKDIHIHVPEGAIPKDGPSAGVTMATAVASALTGYPVRRDVAMTGEITLRGRVLPIGGLKEKTMAAYRAGVKTVIIPEDNKADLEEIDKTVREKLHFITADNMDTVLKSAIIFPKKKACNNNDKKEDLNLLTNIPSDNIATVIRQ is encoded by the coding sequence ATGAATACAAAGGATAAAGCTATTGAAACGGTTACAATCCCTCTTATGCCGTTGAGGGGATTAACTGTTTTTCCAAATATGATAGTAAATTTTGATGTTGGCAGAAAAAAATCTTTTGAAGCATTGATGGCAGCTATGTCTGTCAACCAAATGATTTTATTGGCAGCACAGCGCGATGCTCGCGAAGATGACCCTGAAAAAGATGATATATATGAGATTGGCACAGCAGCGAAGATAAAACAGATTGTTCATCTTCCCGGCGAAAGTGCAAGAGTGCTGATTGAGGGCGTTTATAGAGCCAGAATCACCGATATAATAAGCGACGAACCTTTTTTCACCGCCGTTGCCGAACCTTGTTTTCAGGAAGGGCGCCCAATAAGCGCTACAAGGGCGCAGGCTTATATTAGGAAAGTCCAGGACCTTGTCTCGGAATATTCTGATATAGGGCCCAAATTGCCGCAAGACGTTTTTACTGAAATCTATAATGCAAAAGATATAGGCGCGCTGTCTGACTACATAGCTTCGAATTTAATTCTCAATTTTGAGGACAAGCAGGCGGTTTTAGAGGAGCTTAATCCCTCTAAACGCATACAGTTGGTTATAAGATTACTTCAGAATGAAATAAAAATACTGAATATTGAACGCGATATAAACAAAAAGGTTCACGAGGAAATAGATAAAAACCAGCGTGAATATTATATTCGTGAGCAAATTAAGGTTTTGTCGCAGGAACTTGATGAAGGCGATAACCCGAGAAGTGAAGCGGAAGAATATCATCAAAAAATAGATGCGCTTCAATTAGGAAAGTCAGGAAACAAGGAAAAAATTGAAGCCGAAAAAGAGGCAGCGGAAAAAATGCATGAACAGGCAGACCGCCTGTTTAAGATGCCGATAGGTTCCCATGAAGCGACAGTAGTCAGAACATGGCTTGATGCTTGTCTGGCTCTTCCGTGGAATAAGCAAACGAAAGATAAGATTGACCTTGATTACGCCAGAAAGGTTCTTGACCGGGACCATTATGGCCTTGATAAAGTCAAGGACAGAATTATAGAATACCTCGCAGTCAAAAAGTTATCACCAAATGTTTCCGGTCAGATTATCTGCCTTTATGGGCCTCCGGGCGTTGGCAAAACATCAATTGCACGCTCAATTGCCAAAGCAATCGGAAGAAAGTATGTTAGGGTTTCACTCGGCGGTGTTAGGGATGAGGCTGATATCCGCGGCCACAGGAAAACATACATAGGCGCCATGCCCGGCAGAATAATAGAAGCTCTTACAAGAGCCGGCGTATCAAATCCGCTGATGCTTCTTGATGAGATTGACAAGCTTGATGGCGATTTTCGTGGTGATCCCGCTGCGGCACTGCTTGAAGTTTTAGACTCAGAGCAAAACTATGCATTCAGGGACCACTTCATTGAAATACCGTTTGATCTCAGCCATGTTATGTTCATAACTACAGCAAACACACTTGACACTATTCCTGAGCCGCTTCTTGACCGTATGGAAGTAATCTCTCTTTCCAGTTATACAAGAGAGGAAAAGTTTAATATTGCGAAGCGGCATCTTCTTAGTAAGCAACTGAAGAAACACGGACTTAATAAGCGCAAGCTTATTATAGACGACGATGTGCTGTATGGTCTTATAGATTTTTATACACGCGAAGCAGGTGTCCGCAATCTTGAGCGGGAAATCGGAACACTGTGCCGAAAAGCAGCAAAGGAAATTGTGTCAGGTAAAAAGCAAGTAAGGATAAGGGAAGAAGACCTCGAAAAACTTTTAGGCCCGAAGCGCTATAAGCCTGAAACAATCTTGAAACGGGATGAAGTCGGCGTAGTTACCGGGCTTGCTTGGACAAGTGTCGGCGGCGAAACAATGACGATTGAAGTCAATGTAATGGATGGCAGCGGCAAGCTTGAACTTACCGGTTCTCTCGGTGATGTAATGAAAGAATCGGCAAAGGCTGCAATAAGTTATATAAGATGCCGCGCGGACGAGCTTGGCATATCCAATGATTTTTATCAGTCGAAGGATATACATATCCATGTGCCAGAAGGGGCAATCCCGAAAGACGGGCCGTCGGCAGGGGTTACTATGGCCACTGCAGTCGCGTCTGCATTGACAGGCTATCCAGTAAGACGTGACGTAGCAATGACAGGCGAGATAACACTGCGTGGACGCGTTCTTCCGATAGGAGGACTTAAGGAAAAGACAATGGCTGCATACCGCGCAGGAGTAAAAACAGTAATCATTCCAGAAGACAATAAAGCCGACCTTGAAGAAATTGACAAGACCGTCAGGGAAAAGCTGCATTTTATTACAGCTGATAACATGGACACCGTCCTCAAATCTGCTATAATATTCCCTAAGAAAAAGGCTTGCAATAATAATGACAAAAAAGAAGACTTGAATTTGCTAACTAATATTCCATCGGATAATATAGCAACAGTTATCAGGCAATAA